Below is a genomic region from Neisseria zoodegmatis.
CGCCTGTAACGTGCGAAGTGTAGCGTGCGACGGCAAAAAAACCGCCGGCGTTAATCGCACCGGCCAGCAAAGCCATCAGGTAGCCGAGAATGCGGAAGCGCACGTCGCTGACGTTGTGCTCGTGCAGATACGGTTTGTCGGCCTGCCAAAACGGCTGCGTGCTTTTTGCGCGGCGGCGTTTGCTGCGGTAGGAGTCGGGGGCTTGGTTATCCATGTAGGGAATAAATGTAGATGTGCTGATCACATAGTTGCCTGCGGATATTGTACCGTGCCGTCTGAAAAAAGAAAGTTCAGACGGCCTGCGGTGTTTTGCTTAGGCAGTCGGAGGGATTTGCATGGATAAGCCGTTCAACATTATGGCTCTTTTCGAACGCGGATAAATGTGGCAAAGCGCGGCGTGCCTTTTTGTGTGAAGCCGCTGTAACGGTAGGTAACCGTGCTGCCGACGGGCGGGGGATTGGCGCGGTCGGCATCTTTCAGGCCGCTGCCGATGCGGAACTCGCCGTGCCGGTTGGTGCAGCCCAAAGCGCCTACCATGCCTGAATATTTGCCTTTGCCTTCATAGTGGCGGGTGACGGTGCATTCGTCGTCGTGCCGGCTTTTGAGTTTCAGCAGGTAATCGCTTCTGCCGCTTTGATAGGGTATGTCGGGGTGGCGCAACATCACGCCTTCGCCGCCCGCTGCTTCCACTTGCTTTAAAAATGCGCGGGCATGGGCGTTATCTTTCACCGGTGTTTGCGGAATAATTTTAATCGGTGCTTGCGGATGCTGTTTCAGCCAGCTTTCCAATACGGCCAAACGCCGGTAGAGATTGCCTTGTGCCTGTGGCACGTCGAATACATGCAGTTTGATGTGGCGCCAATCGGCGGAACCGGAGCGTACGGTGGCGGAGATGTGTTCGAATTGTCCTCTTCGGCTGAACAGCTCGCCGTCTATGGGGTAGGGCGGGAAATGGGCGGTGTAGCCTGCCGGCGGGGTAAACGCATGGCCTTGGCGGCTGATCAGCTGCTTGCCGTTCCAATACGCGCGTACGCCGTCGAGCTTTTCGCTCATGGCCCAGCCTGCGATATTTTGACCTTTGTATTCTTTGGCCAGCAGCAAACTGGGCGGCGCGGCGACGGCGGCCTGCGTGATAAACCAAGCGCAAGAGAGTATGATGGCTTTCATTTTGTTTCCTGTAATGTGTCGTATTATTTTAATGATTAGGC
It encodes:
- a CDS encoding DNA ligase — protein: MKAIILSCAWFITQAAVAAPPSLLLAKEYKGQNIAGWAMSEKLDGVRAYWNGKQLISRQGHAFTPPAGYTAHFPPYPIDGELFSRRGQFEHISATVRSGSADWRHIKLHVFDVPQAQGNLYRRLAVLESWLKQHPQAPIKIIPQTPVKDNAHARAFLKQVEAAGGEGVMLRHPDIPYQSGRSDYLLKLKSRHDDECTVTRHYEGKGKYSGMVGALGCTNRHGEFRIGSGLKDADRANPPPVGSTVTYRYSGFTQKGTPRFATFIRVRKEP